One Lujinxingia sediminis DNA window includes the following coding sequences:
- a CDS encoding ATP-binding protein, with protein sequence MSALPTFIGRVTEVNGSAINVQISDFISSGLSIIRGTTYRIGQVGSFVRIPLGYIDLFGIVSEVGMNVINTTTEDNISGGAKWLRVQLVGEALGNLFERGIGQYPNVNDEVHVVTEEDLRKVYGAPGTGQIPIGKLSGAESIEVCLDLDKLVTRHSAILGSTGSGKSTTVASLLRSIVGEDKKSYPSSRLLLLDVHGEYSNALKDIAKTFQINATHNAEELNVPFWALETSDLIQFITGGVDEKHEISISDKILSLKEKTIQHQPILFSSNHPININTPIPFSLNQLWYELIDFELMTFHDTALTQSTHIKNGNALTLTPPLYQPHNAGSKGPYLNRNALGIKRQLNILRSKLIDRRFDFLLKPGAWTPDLNGKTNKTLSDLLESWLGHNKPITILDLSGVPSAIMERLIGSILNIIYEAIFWSREKSEGGIERPLLIVMEEAHRYLSGSNKNFAKEVVQRIVKEGRKFGVGAMIVSQRPSEVDETILSQCGTFFSMRLSNPTDRGKVAGAMPDNLTSLSDMLPVLRTGETIVVGEAARLPLRCRVRLPAKDMCPDSGDPLVSEKWKLKRRQEDYRRVVASWNAQSPRAVTHNQTIVRVPVSDGIDTPTHQEHTELKED encoded by the coding sequence ATGAGTGCACTACCTACGTTCATTGGTCGGGTTACAGAAGTTAATGGGTCTGCCATTAATGTACAAATATCAGACTTTATTTCTTCGGGCCTCTCTATAATTCGAGGCACAACTTATAGGATTGGCCAGGTCGGCAGTTTTGTACGGATTCCTTTAGGGTATATAGACCTCTTTGGAATTGTCAGCGAAGTTGGCATGAATGTTATAAACACTACAACAGAAGACAATATAAGCGGTGGTGCTAAATGGCTACGAGTCCAATTGGTCGGCGAGGCACTTGGCAATCTATTTGAAAGAGGAATCGGACAATATCCAAATGTTAATGATGAAGTCCATGTCGTTACCGAAGAAGATCTACGTAAAGTTTACGGCGCTCCCGGTACAGGACAGATTCCTATTGGTAAACTTTCAGGCGCCGAGAGTATCGAAGTTTGTTTAGATTTGGACAAGCTAGTAACCCGACACTCTGCCATTTTAGGTTCTACTGGCTCAGGCAAGTCAACAACCGTCGCAAGCCTCCTCCGCTCAATTGTAGGAGAAGACAAAAAGTCTTACCCAAGTTCCCGGTTACTTCTTCTTGATGTACATGGTGAATACTCAAATGCCTTAAAAGATATAGCAAAAACATTCCAAATCAACGCTACTCATAATGCGGAAGAGCTGAACGTTCCATTTTGGGCACTTGAAACCAGCGATTTAATTCAATTCATAACCGGCGGCGTAGATGAAAAACATGAAATCTCGATTTCGGACAAAATTCTTTCGTTAAAAGAAAAAACTATTCAGCACCAACCAATCCTATTTTCAAGCAATCATCCTATCAACATAAATACCCCCATTCCGTTTAGCCTTAATCAACTTTGGTATGAGTTGATTGACTTTGAATTAATGACCTTTCATGACACCGCTTTAACACAGTCTACTCATATAAAAAATGGGAATGCTCTCACATTAACCCCTCCCTTATACCAACCTCACAATGCGGGTTCGAAAGGCCCTTATCTAAATCGAAATGCGTTGGGCATCAAAAGACAGTTAAACATATTACGCTCTAAACTTATAGATCGCCGCTTCGACTTCTTGCTAAAACCAGGGGCTTGGACACCTGATCTAAACGGAAAAACAAACAAGACCTTAAGTGATCTATTAGAAAGTTGGCTCGGCCACAACAAACCCATTACAATTTTAGACTTATCTGGCGTCCCCAGTGCAATAATGGAACGCCTTATCGGCTCAATACTTAATATTATTTATGAGGCGATATTTTGGAGTAGAGAGAAAAGCGAGGGCGGGATTGAAAGACCACTCTTAATTGTTATGGAAGAAGCGCATCGCTATTTATCTGGGTCTAATAAAAACTTTGCAAAGGAAGTTGTTCAAAGAATTGTTAAAGAGGGAAGAAAGTTTGGGGTAGGTGCAATGATAGTAAGTCAACGCCCATCAGAAGTCGACGAGACAATTCTTTCCCAATGTGGCACATTTTTTTCCATGCGCTTGTCGAACCCAACAGACCGCGGTAAAGTAGCTGGAGCAATGCCCGATAACTTAACGAGTCTCTCAGATATGTTGCCGGTGTTAAGAACTGGAGAAACGATTGTTGTTGGAGAGGCAGCACGCTTACCGTTGAGATGTAGAGTTCGATTACCCGCCAAAGATATGTGTCCAGATAGTGGTGATCCCTTGGTTTCTGAGAAATGGAAGC